A region from the Neomonachus schauinslandi chromosome 2, ASM220157v2, whole genome shotgun sequence genome encodes:
- the RP1L1 gene encoding retinitis pigmentosa 1-like 1 protein, whose translation MNSTLRDAQAPSHRECLLPSVARNPSVTQVTPAKKITFLKRGDPRFAGVRLAVDQRVFKSFGALMDELSQRVPLSFGVRSVTTPRGLHGLSTLEQLEDGGCYLCSDKKPPKTPSRPDWPQGRSPSAQQSRDFESRCEAPGTSSSCKGPKAPRRIMLVKNGDPRFQQTMVLSHRNTRNLSAFLSKASDLLHFPVKQVYTTSGKKVDSLKGLLRSPSVLVCAGYESFKPLAMEDSRRYGTETLSGQTPRNKTGSWGPKAKQSVIHSRSRSGSQPRRFSLLSERSGLSDPPVSLHHAQTGPAPDRHPQDMPAQLGPLVASDDVEKKVRMNEDGSLSVEMKVRFHLLGEDALLWSRRVGRASALTAASEEVPVLGEVDSLHCVWEDHPGGSPEPGAQGQGPCEAGCEEALGRGRWQPGTRYEIWMNPLYFTQGEGTASRRRPRLTQHSHSRRPCSQVFTSRKRSSKDSVSPTSRDRPPKDSEPNSSCCSRSPEGSVDSCDLHSASGAASQRGAGWEAGSPSWTSEGPGPQEAGQGSREPHSCLKPQTRGTAGALSDSSESAESLEESSERGKQHQGCLSKTRAVTTSRTKAIQGEGPSPPTVSPWSLRNEDSQAEDSGQGTRHSQAKDSLSSQADGLDKKAGGGIPKPSRPLVLPVGQSEGGMPGAHRGCDCSPISTSLFHRTPSDKTHALQTSQPLRSQGPFSEVPLVCSRYCPTPPRTWPFVKKYPSCCSNPSADWGPGGGELGEGKPEAWCPWPPGSQSGAMGKAVKASRRGSSSCGPRSGRIFQGEKVAGGGESLEGQERDSRMALCALPQASPDAVVREWLSNIPVEPIPMKCEVVGESTVVAGDDPEGPKEDPVDKRSPECLGEPMQVRQPSHEGAASKKAEPDGALPVTGDAHPKSEDDLPCSGVSEDPREAGSGKGMAVDCSVGPCVLPHKVSASIQIMKALMGSKQGRPSSLPEVSSAAGRRLSRSAQALITCLAGLHFFDEDLGSPTGKVRFIDSPRYQELLSTFQALWPGCGLRRGELDSGLWELGWCQALPGLRSDVMTEDFTLTSSSGVDVGSGSRGSGEGSGPCAMECALVPERVALPLKIPSQRPDSRTSENREDPGNQQLSGSTASSNSQAWACASRKDEADRNSGGQVLGRNLDQVVENTMQEEEVPLEKVREEKEIAALQGDGVQGFPEEGRVTGQELSETNSQDGEGAQEDKSVQEEEAGRDPASTILCPPGKREKPTELPRSLSDRDANASGPHMEPGLEKLPKAAETCHAQAQAKCTQGPRETSSSPARRVSLDPEPLWVSKLLRKMEKAFMAHLGSATAELRARWSLQNNSLLDQMVAELQQDLGLRLRDSTEKELQKIWSQAVGKRPGPAREGLRWEKSLQMEQRRCRLQGLRYLSAFSGPAGSQGPGPFPAEEEDAPTLSGALGTWLVGEAEGEEFCPCEACMRKKVIPTSPKDTTGASRAPIQKAFDLQHILQKKEGACARGEAAEAAPEKRGMELLQGDPLGTGTVQGSTGGLELGLDQDPGTEGWGEGENSQTLGKDGDPRGREEEATAQKREGSTGAGRSSVPEAAGGEEQGSGGKEENTEEGSGADTALEDEASGGGDPSPGGQNDGVKTAEAPEAEGEGQPESGGGNQGEEEGSPQVGWGQGQPGETSGNRSPDQEGKPALPPTPGGDSPCRRSGRKAGLSSSITSSLGNCSQLSQKGSVEKPLNGDMRSFEEESKVLPGPERKVTDMYPESSISEQEEAPLGPRTPEQEAGEASGLEAEKVVKTPAFTERRFKNLTMDRTDGFGHDDLDF comes from the exons ATGAACAGCACCTTGAGGGATGCCCAGGCCCCAAGCCACCGTGAGTGCCTCCTGCCTTCCGTGGCCCGGAACCCCTCTGTCACCCAGGTCACGCCAGCCAAGAAGATAACCTTCCTCAAGCGAGGGGATCCCCGGTTTGCTGGGGTTCGCTTGGCTGTTGACCAGCGTGTGTTCAAGAGCTTTGGTGCTCTGATGGACGAGCTCTCTCAGCGTGTGCCTCTCTCCTTTGGGGTGCGCTCTGTCACCACGCCCCGGGGCCTTCATGGCCTCAGTACCCTGGAACAGTTGGAAGATGGTGGCTGCTACCTCTGCTCTGATAAGAAGCCCCCCAAAACACCCAGTAGGCCAGACTGGCCACAAGGGAGAAGCCCATCTGCTCAGCAGTCAAGGGATTTTGAAAGCCGATGTGAGGCACCAGGAACATCCTCTTCCTGCAAGGGTCCTAAGGCCCCAAGGAGGATAATGCTGGTTAAGAATGGAGACCCTAGATTCCAGCAGACAATGGTTCTCAGCCATAGAAATACAAGGAACCTGTCGGCCTTTCTCAGCAAAGCCTCAGATCTTTTGCACTTTCCTGTGAAGCAGGTGTACACGACAAGTGGGAAAAAG GTGGACTCTCTGAAGGGTCTGCTCCGCAGTCCTTCAGTGCTAGTATGCGCTGGCTACGAGTCTTTCAAACCTCTGGCAATGGAAGATTCTAGAAGATACGGAACTGAAACTTTATCTGGGCAGACTCCAAGAAACAAAACTG GAAGCTGGGGGCCAAAGGCCAAGCAGAGTGTGATCCACTCAAGGTCCAGGTCGGGCAGCCAGCCACGGCGGTTTTCCTTGCTGTCAGAGAGGTCTGGTCTCAGCGACCCCCCAGTGTCCCTGCATCACGCTCAGACGGGCCCTGCTCCTGACAGACACCCTCAGGACATGCCTGCCCAGCTTGGCCCATTGGTGGCCAGTGACGATGTTGAGAAAAAGGTCCGCATGAACGAGGATGGCAGCCTGTCTGTAGAGATGAAAGTCCGCTTCCACCTACTTGGTGAGGACGCACTCCTGTGGtccaggagggtggggagggccagtGCCCTCACAGCAGCCAGTGAGGAGGTCCCTGTCTTGGGGGAGGTGGACTCCCTCCACTGTGTGTGGGAGGATCACCCTGGGGGTTCCCCAGAGCCTGGGGCACAGGGACAGGGGCCCTGTGAGGCAGGATGTGAAGAAGCCCTTGGCCGAGGCCGGTGGCAGCCAGGCACCAGGTATGAGATCTGGATGAACCCCCTGTACTTCacccagggagaggggacagcCTCTCGGAGGAGACCCAGGCTGACCCAACACTCCCATTCCAGGAGGCCCTGTAGCCAAGTGTTCACCAGCAGGAAAAGAAGCAGCAAGGACAGTGTCAGCCCTACCTCTAGGGACAGACCCCCCAAAGACTCTGAGCCAAACTCCTCCTGCTGCTCCAGGTCTCCGGAAGGCAGCGTGGACAGCTGCGACCTACATTCAGCCTCGGGGGCTGCCTcccagaggggagcagggtgggaagCTGGAAGCCCATCCTGGACTAGTGAGGGCCCAGGTCCACAGGAAGCAGGGCagggcagcagggagccccatagcTGCCTGAAGCCCCAGACCCGAGGCACAGCAGGTGCTCTTTCTGACTCCTCAGAGAGTGCTGAGTCTCTCGAGGAGTCTAGTGAAAGGGGTAAGCAGCACCAGGGCTGCCTGAGCAAGACAAGGGCCGTGACTACTTCCCGGACAAAGGCCATTCAGGGGGAAGGCCCCAGTCCGCCCACGGTGAGTCCCTGGTCTTTGAGGAACGAGGACTCTCAGGCAGAGGACAGTGGACAGGGTACCAGGCACTCCCAGGCTAAGG ACTCTTTGAGCAGCCAAGCTGATGGTCTGGACAAAAAGGCAGGGGGCGGCATTCCCAAGCCTTCCCGGCCTTTAGTTCTGCCAGTTGGACAGTCCGAGGGAGGGATGCCGGGAGCCCACAGAGGCTGCGACTGCTCACCGATCAGCACATCCCTGTTCCACAGGACCCCCAGTGATAAGACTCACGCCCTGCAGACCTCCCAGCCACTGCGCAGCCAGGGGCCCTTCTCTGAGGTCCCCTTGGTATGCAGCAGATACTGTCCCACCCCGCCAAGGACATGGCCTTTTGTCAAGAAATACCCTTCATGTTGCAGCAACCCCAGTGCTGACTGGGGGCCAGGCgggggagagctgggggagggaaagCCTGAGGCATGGTGCCCCTGGCCCCCCGGCTCTCAGTCAGGGGCCATGGGGAAAGCAGTCAAAGCCTCGAGAAGGGGCAGCTCCAGCTGTGGCCCCAGGTCTGGGAGAATATTCCAGGGAGAGAAGGTTGCTGGTGGAGGGGAAAGCctagaagggcaagagagagataGCAGAATGGCGCTGTGTGCTCTGCCCCAAGCCTCACCAGATGCTGTGGTCCGTGAATGGCTGAGCAACATCCCAGTGGAGCCCATACCCATGAAATGTGAGGTGGTGGGTGAGAGCACAGTTGTGGCAGGGGATGACCCAGAAGGCCCCAAGGAGGATCCTGTTGACAAACGTTCCCCAGAATGTCTGGGGGAGCCAATGCAGGTCAGACAACCGTCACATGAAGGGGCCGCCAGCAAGAAAGCGGAGCCAGACGGAGCCCTCCCAGTGACTGGTGATGCTCATCCCAAGTCAGAAGACGATCTTCCTTGTAGCGGAGTTTCAGAAGACCCCAGGGAGGCTGGATCAGGCAAAGGCATGGCCGTGGACTGTTCAGTGGGCCCGTGCGTGCTTCCGCACAAGGTCTCTGCCTCCATACAGATCATGAAAGCACTAATGGGCTCCAAGCAGGGCCGGCCCAGCAGCCTGCCCGAAGTGTCCAGCGCAGCGGGCAGGAGGCTCAGCCGCTCTGCCCAGGCCCTTATCACCTGTCTTGCTGGGCTCCACTTCTTTGATGAAGACCTTGGGTCTCCCACTGGCAAAGTGAGGTTCATAGACTCTCCTCGGTACCAGGAGCTCCTGAGCACCTTCCAGGCCCTGTGGCCAGGGTGCGGCCTCAGGCGTGGTGAGCTGGACTCTGGCCTCTGGGAGCTTGGCTGGTGCCAGGCTCTGCCGGGCCTCAGGTCTGACGTCATGACGGAGGACTTCACACTGACATCCTCATCTGGTGTGGATGTTGGCAGTGGCTCCAGAGGCTCAGGGGAGGGCAGTGGACCCTGTGCCATGGAGTGCGCCCTGGTCCCTGAGAGGGTAGCCCTGCCCTTGAAAATCCCCTCCCAGAGGCCTGATTCTAGAACCTCCGAGAACCGAGAGGATCCAGGAAACCAACAGCTGAGTGGTTCCACGGCCTCTTCAAATTCCCAAGCATGGGCTTGTGCCAGCAGAAAAGATGAGGCAGACAGAAACAGTGGGGGGCAGGTTCTGGGCAGGAACCTGGACCAAGTAGTTGAAAACACAATGCAAGAAGAGGAGGTACCGCTAGAgaaagtcagagaagaaaaagaaatcgcAGCACTGCAAGGAGATGGTGTCCAGGGATTCCCAGAAGAGGGAAGAGTCACGGGACAAGAACTGTCAGAGACCAACTCTCAGGATGGGGAGGGTGCACAGGAAGATAAGAGTGTGCAGGaagaagaagcaggaagagaCCCTGCCTCCACTATACTTTGCCCtccaggaaaaagagagaaacccacAGAGCTCCCTAGGAGCCTCAGCGACAGGGATGCAAATGCCAGTGGCCCCCACATGGAACCTGGTTTGGAGAAGCTGCCCAAAGCAGCTGAGACATGCCATGCTCAAGCCCAGGCCAAGTGCACCCAGGGACCTAGGGAGACGAGCTCTTCTCCGGCCCGCAGAGTGTCTCTGGACCCTGAGCCCCTCTGGGTGTCCAAGTTGCTGAGGAAGATGGAGAAGGCCTTCATGGCCCACCTTGGTAGTGCCACCGCGGAGCTCCGAGCCCGCTGGAGCCTGCAGAACAACAGCCTGCTGGACCAGATGGTGGCAGAGCTGCAGCAGGACCTGGGCCTTCGGCTCCGAGATAGCACTGAGAAAGAGCTCCAGAAGATCTGGAGCCAGGCAGTGGGGAAGAGGCCGGGGCCGGCCCGGGAAGGCCTCAGGTGGGAGAAGTCCCTGCAGATGGAGCAGCGCAGGTGCCGTCTCCAGGGCCTGAGGTACCTCTCGGCCTTCTCCGGGCCGGCTGGAAGCCAGGGGCCCGGCCCCTTCCCCGCAGAGGAGGAGGATGCACCAACTCTCAGCGGAGCCCTGGGGACCTGGCTGGTTGGGGAGGCCGAGGGGGAGGAGTTTTGTCCCTGTGAGGCCTGCATGAGGAAGAAAGTGATCCCCACGTCCCCGAAGGACACAACGGGGGCATCCAGGGCACCCATCCAAAAGGCCTTCGACCTGCAGCACATTCTGCAGAAGAAGGAAGGGGCGTGTGCTCGTGGCGAGGCAGCAGAGGCAGCCCCCGAGAAGAGAGGGATGGAGCTGCTTCAGGGGGACCCCTTGGGGACAGGGACTGTCCAGGGGTCCACTGGAGGCCTGGAGCTGGGGTtagaccaggaccctgggacagaGGGGTGGGGCGAGGGTGAGAACAGCCAGACCCTTGGCAAAGACGGAGACCCccgagggagggaggaggaggcaactgctcagaagagagaagggagcacAGGGGCTGGACGAAGCAGTGTCCCAGAGGcagcaggtggggaggagcagggctctggtgggaaggaagaaaacaccGAGGAGGGCTCTGGGGCTGACACCGCTTTGGAAGATGAAGCCTCTGGAGGAGGTGACCCAAGTCCAGGAGGACAGAACGATGGTGTCAAAACTGCAGAGGCCCCGGAAGCTGAAGGAGAGGGGCAGCCAGAGTCGGGAGGGGGAAAccaaggggaggaagaaggtagCCCGCAGGTCGGCTGGGGACAGGGCCAGCCGGGTGAGACTTCTGGAAACAGAAGCCCAGATCAAGAGGGGAAGCCAGCACTGCCGCCTACCCCAGGTGGAGATAGCCCCTGCCGGAGGTCAGGCAGGAAAGCAGGTCTCTCCTCCTCCATCACATCATCTCTGGGAAACTGCTCTCAGCTCTCTCAGAAAGGCTCTGTAGAAAAGCCTTTGAATGGAGACATGAGGAGCTTCGAAGAGGAGTCCAAGGTACTCCCTGGTCCAGAGAGAAAAGTCACAGATATGTACCCAGAAAGCTCCATTTCTGAGCAAGAAGAGGCCCCCTTGGGGCCAAGGACTCCAGAGCAGGAGGCAGGCGAGGCCTCTGGCCTAGAAGCTGAGAAGGTAGTTAAAACTCCTGCTTTCACAGAAAGGAGGTTTAAAAACCTCACCATGGACAGAACAGATGGCTTTGGCCACGATGACTTAGATTTCTAG